A stretch of the Papaver somniferum cultivar HN1 chromosome 6, ASM357369v1, whole genome shotgun sequence genome encodes the following:
- the LOC113291609 gene encoding uncharacterized protein LOC113291609 produces MGSLYEGRSFQKKSYFPSMPTTTRKLGALPISRTNSSKEQHEEQPSLLRRRLPSFSSLDTSTIQQPFSTVASTWALHRSKFSTASMGGYAVAGSSSIKKWWDWGWAWMLSRKPTFASDLEMDEQEYVMLGSHNKGTLRHVFCKVKSQVRRLVGSEQYVLPIGGTSKGFR; encoded by the coding sequence ATGGGTTCCCTTTATGAAGGCAGGAGCTTTCAGAAAAAAAGTTACTTTCCTTCTATGCCGACAACCACAAGGAAATTAGGAGCACTTCCCATCTCAAGAACTAACTCATCAAAAGAACAACACGAAGAACAACCGTCTTTATTACGTCGAAGACTACCGTCATTTTCATCACTGGATACTAGTACAATTCAACAACCTTTCTCCACTGTTGCTTCAACATGGGCACTTCACAGATCCAAGTTTTCAACGGCATCCATGGGTGGATATGCAGTTGCTGGAAGTTCTTCTATTAAGAAATGGTGGGATTGGGGATGGGCTTGGATGCTATCAAGGAAACCGACATTCGCTAGTGATCTCGAGATGGATGAGCAAGAGTATGTAATGCTTGGGTCTCACAACAAAGGAACTTTGAGGCATGTTTTCTGTAAGGTCAAGAGTCAGGTCAGGAGACTTGTTGGGTCTGAGCAATATGTGTTGCCAATTGGTGGTACATCTAAAGGATTTAGgtaa
- the LOC113289650 gene encoding plant intracellular Ras-group-related LRR protein 4-like, giving the protein MGSYLQTVDGVVGEIMRIHRSLPARPGLDEIEASRDLILIVEKEEQSRIEAISKQKKSIQVPEELFYVLQEMQRNLVFFQSKEEKREALKLLDLESVHCLFDEYVQRASKCLPGASNSSKNNGSMSGFSAANSNSASASSSVLGDSSISVSPSSVLFTAKESRSSSERFTSRDDSYMKAKASSLYSTDPIGTRPQIVDASLRPVISSGQGGEKLSLIKLASLIEVSAKKGTNELNLQNKLMDQVEWLPVSIGKLTGLISLDLSENRITVLPAKIGSLSSLTRLDLHSNRIEELTEAIGDLFSLVFLDLRGNQLTSLPASICKLSRLEEIDLSSNRLALLPETIGNLNSLKKFNVETNNIEELPHTIGHCTSLVELRADYNRLKALPEAVGRIETLEVLSIRYNNIKQLPTTMASLPNLKELDVSFNELEAVPESLCLATTLVKLNVGNNFADLRSLPRSIGNLEMLEELDISNNQIRFLPDSFGMLSHLRVLRAEENPLEVPPRQITEKGAQAVVQYMSELVINREVKKQPVKEKKTWTQCCFFSRPNKRKHDGMDYVKPVV; this is encoded by the exons ATGGGTTCATATTTGCAAACAGTAGATGGAGTAGTAGGAGAAATAATGAGAATTCATAGATCTTTACCAGCAAGACCAGGTTTAGATGAAATAGAAGCATCAAGAGATTTGATACTTATTGTCGAAAAAGAAGAACAATCAAGAATTGAAGCAATTTCTAAACAGAAAAAAAGTATACAAGTACCTGAAGAATTGTTCTACGTATTACAAGAGATGCAAAGGAATTTAGTTTTCTTTCAAAGcaaagaagagaaaagagaagCTCTTAAATTACTTGATCTCGAAAGTGTTCATTGTttgtttgatgaatatgttcaAAGAGCTTCTAAATGTCTTCCTGGTGCTTCAAATTCTTCTAAgaataatgggtctatgagtggGTTTTCTGCTGCGAATTCCAATTcggcttcagcttcttcttctgttCTGGGTGATTCTTCGATTTCGGTTTCGCCTTCGTCTGTTTTATTCACCGCCAAAGAGTCCAGAAGTAGTTCTGAGAGGTTCACTAGTCGAGATGATAGTTATATGAAAGCTAAAGCTTCGTCACTCTACAGTACTGATCCTATTGGTACTAGACCGCAGATTGTCGATGCTTCTCTCAGACCAGTAATATCTTCTG GTCAAGGTGGTGAGAAACTGAGTCTGATAAAACTGGCTAGTTTAATTGAAGTATCAGCCAAAAAAGGTACAAATGAGTTAAATCTGCAGAACAAATTAATGGACCAGGTTGAGTGGTTACCGGTTTCAATAGGGAAGTTAACGGGGTTGATCAGTTTAGATTTGTCTGAGAATCGAATTACAGTCCTACCTGCAAAGATTGGAAGCCTTTCTTCATTAACCAGATTAGATTTGCATTCAAACAGAATAGAAGAACTCACTGAAGCCATTGGCGATCTCTTTAGTCTGGTCTTTCTGGATTTGAGGGGAAATCAGTTGACTTCTCTACCAGCCAGTATATGTAAATTATCGCGGCTTGAAGAGATCGATCTTAGCTCGAATAGGTTGGCATTGCTTCCTGAAACTATTGGGAACCTCAACAGCTTGAAGAAGTTCAATGTGGAGACTAACAATATCGAAGAACTTCCACATACGATTGGTCATTGTACTTCACTTGTTGAGCTCCGGGCGGATTATAACCGGTTAAAAGCACTACCGGAAGCCGTGGGCAGGATAGAGACACTGGAGGTTCTATCTATTAGGTACAATAATATCAAGCAATTGCCAACCACTATGGCATCTCTACCGAATTTGAAAGAGCTAGATGTTAGCTTCAATGAGCTGGAAGCGGTTCCAGAGAGTTTGTGCCTTGCTACTACACTTGTAAAATTGAATGTAGGCAACAATTTTGCTGATTTACGATCTCTACCAAGGTCCATTGGGAATCTGGAAATGCTAGAGGAGTTGGATATCAGTAATAATCAGATAAGGTTCCTTCCAGATTCTTTTGGCATGCTATCCCATTTACGAGTTCTTCGCGCTGAAGAAAATCCTCTAGAAGTACCCCCAAGACAAATCACAGAAAAGGGTGCACAG GCTGTCGTCCAATACATGTCCGAGCTTGTGATTAACCGGGAAGTTAAGAAACAACCagttaaggaaaaaaaaacttggaCTCAGTGCTGCTTTTTTTCAAGACCTAACAAGAGGAAGCATGATGGGATGGACTATGTCAAACCTGTGGTGTGA